Proteins from a single region of Dyadobacter fanqingshengii:
- a CDS encoding HlyD family secretion protein gives MRTIGFALMIVMAFAGCKGKENVYDASGTFEAVETIVSAEATGRIVEFKLEEGQLLKAGEKVGYIDSLPLYLKKKQLEAQIKATGSKLPDIAAQTNVYKQQLAVSQTRLDNLLHEQKRIQNLVKADAATPKQLDDMNAQISELQKQLEVISRQDAAQASVLRTQTSGLRADVVPLYVQIEQVNDQLAKSRIVNEVNGTVLSKYAEASEMAVAGKPLYKIADLTTIILRAYVTGDQLTNVKLNQEVKVLVDEKEGKYRELPGTVEWISDKAEFTPKTIQTKDERANLVYAVKIRLKNDGLLKIGMYGEVIL, from the coding sequence ATGAGGACAATCGGATTTGCTTTGATGATAGTTATGGCCTTTGCCGGCTGCAAGGGAAAGGAAAATGTGTATGACGCTTCGGGCACATTTGAAGCCGTTGAAACAATCGTTTCGGCAGAAGCAACCGGCCGGATCGTAGAATTCAAGCTGGAAGAAGGGCAGTTGCTGAAAGCCGGCGAAAAAGTGGGTTATATCGACAGTCTTCCCCTGTATTTAAAGAAAAAGCAGCTTGAAGCGCAGATTAAGGCCACAGGCAGCAAGTTACCCGACATTGCGGCACAGACGAATGTTTACAAGCAGCAGCTGGCTGTTTCTCAGACGAGACTGGATAATTTGCTGCACGAGCAAAAACGCATTCAGAACCTGGTCAAAGCCGACGCGGCCACACCGAAACAACTGGATGACATGAATGCGCAGATCAGTGAACTGCAAAAACAATTGGAAGTGATCAGTCGCCAGGATGCTGCGCAGGCGTCTGTGCTGAGGACGCAAACGTCGGGGTTAAGGGCGGATGTGGTTCCTTTATATGTTCAGATTGAGCAGGTTAATGATCAGCTGGCGAAATCCAGAATAGTGAATGAGGTCAACGGGACCGTGCTTTCCAAATATGCGGAAGCGAGTGAAATGGCAGTTGCCGGCAAGCCGCTTTATAAAATTGCAGACCTGACAACGATCATTTTGCGTGCCTATGTGACTGGCGATCAGTTAACAAACGTAAAGCTTAACCAGGAGGTGAAAGTGCTGGTGGACGAGAAGGAGGGGAAATACAGAGAGCTGCCCGGAACCGTTGAATGGATCAGTGACAAGGCGGAATTTACGCCCAAAACGATCCAGACGAAGGACGAGCGCGCCAATCTGGTTTACGCGGTTAAAATCAGGTTGAAGAATGACGGATTGCTGAAAATAGGCATGTATGGCGAAGTAATCCTTTGA
- a CDS encoding TolC family protein: MINYFRIRLLIVLGWITIPTAFAQDQVLTINDSYELARRNYPLIKQFELIRKTEDFSVENAAKGYLPQVSVLGQATYQSAVTEFKLPIAIPGAEFPSISKDQYKVYAEVNQTIYDGGAVRTQIESQKQSALVEAQRVEVEVYKLNERVNQLFFGVLMLDEQLKQNELLKKDIDLGIRKIQAFIDNGTAFKSNGNTLKAELLKTQQRAIELASNRKAYLDMLGLLIGQDLAESTVLAKPETLSLTGEISRPELRLLDYQRQNLDIQDQLLKVKNRPKLNFFFQGGYGRPALNILNNGFDPYYMTGVRLNWSLSGLYTAKNNRALIANNRESIQVQQALFLYNTNLSLKQQNADLIKLQKLLESDDEIIALRESVKTTAAAQLENGVINTNDYLREVNAEDQARLNRILHEIQLLMSNYNVRTTRGQNIDQ; the protein is encoded by the coding sequence ATGATTAACTATTTCCGAATCCGGCTGCTTATAGTGCTTGGTTGGATAACTATTCCAACTGCCTTTGCACAAGATCAAGTGCTGACGATCAACGATTCCTATGAGCTTGCAAGGAGGAATTATCCGCTGATCAAGCAATTCGAATTGATCCGAAAAACAGAAGATTTCTCAGTGGAAAATGCTGCGAAGGGCTATTTGCCGCAAGTTTCTGTCCTTGGTCAGGCCACTTATCAATCCGCCGTGACGGAATTTAAGCTTCCCATCGCGATCCCGGGAGCGGAATTTCCTAGCATTAGTAAGGATCAATATAAAGTCTACGCAGAGGTTAACCAGACCATTTACGATGGAGGAGCAGTGCGCACGCAGATTGAATCGCAAAAGCAAAGTGCGCTTGTAGAAGCTCAAAGAGTGGAGGTAGAGGTTTATAAGTTAAATGAGCGGGTTAATCAGCTCTTTTTCGGCGTGCTGATGCTGGATGAGCAGTTGAAACAAAACGAACTTCTAAAAAAGGACATTGACCTGGGAATTAGGAAGATACAAGCCTTTATCGACAACGGAACAGCATTTAAAAGTAACGGAAACACGCTCAAAGCCGAATTGCTCAAAACCCAACAACGCGCCATAGAACTTGCATCAAACCGCAAAGCGTATCTCGATATGTTGGGCTTGCTAATAGGTCAGGATTTAGCTGAATCGACGGTTTTGGCAAAACCCGAAACGCTTTCACTAACCGGTGAAATAAGCCGACCTGAATTGCGACTACTCGATTATCAGCGCCAGAACCTCGACATTCAAGACCAATTATTAAAAGTGAAAAACCGTCCCAAGCTGAATTTCTTCTTTCAGGGAGGTTACGGACGGCCTGCGCTTAACATTCTCAACAATGGATTTGACCCTTATTACATGACAGGAGTCCGCCTGAATTGGTCGCTGTCAGGGTTATATACGGCAAAAAACAATCGCGCGCTGATCGCAAATAACCGGGAGTCCATTCAGGTGCAGCAAGCGCTTTTTTTATACAATACAAATCTGAGTTTGAAGCAGCAAAATGCAGATTTAATCAAACTTCAAAAGCTGCTTGAATCTGATGATGAGATCATTGCATTGCGGGAAAGTGTGAAAACGACCGCGGCTGCCCAGTTAGAAAACGGCGTGATTAACACGAATGATTATTTAAGGGAAGTCAATGCGGAAGATCAGGCAAGGTTAAACCGCATTCTGCATGAGATACAATTGTTGATGTCCAATTATAATGTGCGCACAACACGTGGACAAAACATTGATCAATAA
- a CDS encoding TetR/AcrR family transcriptional regulator encodes MAKVVKAEIDLSTEEKIKEAASKVFTKKGYGNARTRDIAEEAGINLALLNYYFRSKEKLFDIVMAERIQKLFGILTPVLNDAETTLEEKFEKITENYINMLIEHPDLPIFVLSELRNNPERFADRLQAKTHLTQSVFIKQLQEKGTEIHPFHFLMNLLGMIIFPFVGKPVLQTVTGGEENYLALMEQRKKLIPEWLKMMLAKA; translated from the coding sequence ATGGCGAAAGTTGTGAAGGCAGAGATTGACCTGTCGACGGAGGAGAAAATTAAGGAAGCTGCCAGCAAAGTTTTTACCAAAAAAGGATATGGCAACGCGCGGACAAGGGACATTGCGGAAGAAGCTGGAATAAATCTCGCGCTGCTCAACTACTATTTCAGAAGTAAGGAAAAGCTGTTTGACATTGTAATGGCGGAAAGGATCCAGAAACTCTTTGGGATTTTAACGCCTGTTTTAAATGATGCGGAAACAACATTGGAAGAAAAATTTGAAAAAATAACGGAGAATTATATCAACATGCTGATCGAGCATCCCGACCTCCCGATCTTCGTTTTAAGCGAGTTGAGGAATAATCCTGAACGGTTTGCGGACAGGTTGCAAGCCAAAACGCATTTGACGCAATCGGTTTTTATAAAGCAGTTGCAGGAAAAAGGGACTGAAATTCACCCGTTTCATTTTCTGATGAATCTGCTGGGAATGATCATTTTTCCGTTCGTGGGAAAGCCTGTTTTGCAGACCGTAACCGGCGGAGAAGAAAATTACCTGGCATTGATGGAACAGCGTAAAAAGCTGATCCCGGAATGGCTCAAAATGATGCTGGCGAAAGCGTAA
- the lepA gene encoding translation elongation factor 4, whose protein sequence is MKKIRNFCIIAHIDHGKSTLADRLLEFTNTVSKRDMQAQLLDNMDLERERGITIKSHAIQMTYLYQGEEYTFNLIDTPGHVDFSYEVSRSIAACEGALLLVDASQGTEAQTISNLYLAINHDLVIIPVLNKIDLPGAMPEEIKDEMVDLLGCEREDIIPASGKEGIGIEAILNAIVERIPAPVGDPKAPLQALIFDSVFNSYRGIEVIFRVKNGTIRKGDRVKFMATGKEYIADEIGTLGLQQIPKQVVECGDVGYLISGIKVAKEVKVGDTFTHIDRPASEGIVGFSEVKPMVFAGIYPVDTSEFEELREAMEKLQLNDAALVWEPETSAALGFGFRCGFLGMLHMEIVQERLEREFDMTVITTVPSVQFRVTNTKDQLLNISAPSEMPDPNHINSIEEPYINAQIITKSDYIGAILNLCMDKRGILKNQVYLTSERVELQFLIPLAEVVFDFFDKLKTISRGYASLDYELAGYQESDMVKLDVMLNGEPVDALSAIVHRSKSYEWGKKLCEKLRELIPRQMFEIAIQAAIGQKIIARETVKAMRKDVLAKCYGGDISRKRKLLEKQKKGKKRMRQVGNVEIPQEAFMAVLKIN, encoded by the coding sequence ATGAAGAAAATCCGTAATTTTTGCATTATTGCCCATATTGACCACGGGAAAAGCACACTGGCAGATCGATTGCTGGAATTTACAAATACTGTAAGCAAGCGCGATATGCAGGCACAGTTACTCGATAACATGGACCTGGAACGCGAACGCGGCATCACGATCAAGAGCCACGCCATCCAAATGACTTATCTTTATCAAGGAGAAGAATATACTTTTAACCTCATTGACACCCCGGGCCATGTAGACTTTTCTTATGAAGTTTCCCGTTCCATTGCGGCTTGCGAGGGCGCATTGCTGCTTGTGGACGCGTCTCAGGGAACAGAGGCCCAAACGATCTCCAACCTTTATCTGGCGATCAATCATGACCTGGTTATTATTCCGGTTTTAAATAAAATAGATTTACCGGGTGCTATGCCAGAGGAAATCAAAGACGAAATGGTGGATCTGCTCGGCTGCGAGCGGGAAGACATTATTCCGGCGAGTGGAAAAGAGGGAATCGGCATCGAGGCTATTTTGAATGCGATCGTTGAAAGAATTCCTGCACCCGTTGGCGATCCGAAAGCGCCATTGCAAGCATTGATTTTCGACTCGGTTTTCAATTCATACCGTGGCATCGAAGTTATTTTCCGGGTTAAAAACGGGACGATCAGAAAAGGGGACCGTGTTAAGTTTATGGCGACGGGCAAAGAATACATTGCCGACGAGATCGGAACGCTTGGCTTACAACAAATCCCGAAACAAGTGGTGGAATGCGGCGACGTAGGTTACCTGATTTCGGGGATTAAAGTGGCTAAGGAAGTGAAAGTAGGCGACACATTTACGCATATTGACAGGCCTGCGAGTGAAGGAATTGTTGGTTTTTCGGAGGTTAAGCCCATGGTTTTTGCAGGGATCTATCCTGTTGACACGAGTGAGTTTGAAGAACTGCGCGAGGCGATGGAAAAACTGCAACTGAATGATGCTGCGCTTGTTTGGGAACCGGAAACCTCCGCTGCCTTAGGCTTCGGATTCCGTTGTGGATTCCTCGGGATGCTACATATGGAAATCGTTCAGGAACGTTTGGAACGTGAGTTTGATATGACTGTCATCACGACGGTCCCTTCGGTGCAGTTCCGCGTTACAAACACCAAGGACCAGTTATTGAATATCAGCGCCCCCTCTGAAATGCCTGATCCTAACCACATTAACTCGATTGAAGAGCCTTATATCAATGCACAAATCATTACGAAATCCGATTACATCGGAGCGATTTTGAACTTGTGTATGGACAAACGCGGCATCCTGAAAAATCAGGTTTACCTTACTTCGGAACGTGTTGAGCTTCAATTCCTTATTCCACTTGCGGAGGTGGTTTTTGATTTCTTTGATAAACTGAAAACCATATCCCGCGGTTATGCGTCTCTGGACTACGAACTGGCGGGTTACCAGGAATCGGATATGGTGAAACTGGACGTCATGTTGAATGGCGAGCCTGTGGATGCGCTTTCGGCCATTGTTCATAGATCAAAATCTTACGAATGGGGCAAGAAACTGTGTGAGAAGTTAAGAGAACTGATCCCGCGCCAAATGTTCGAAATTGCGATCCAGGCGGCAATTGGTCAGAAGATCATTGCACGCGAAACGGTGAAAGCGATGCGTAAAGACGTTTTAGCGAAGTGTTACGGCGGTGATATTTCCCGTAAAAGAAAGCTGCTTGAAAAGCAGAAAAAGGGTAAAAAACGCATGCGCCAGGTTGGTAATGTAGAAATCCCGCAAGAGGCGTTTATGGCCGTGTTGAAAATCAATTGA
- a CDS encoding pyruvate dehydrogenase complex dihydrolipoamide acetyltransferase, translating into MAEVIRMPKMSDTMEEGVIAEWHKKVGDKIKSGEIIAEVETDKATMDLESYYDGTLLYIGVNKGDAVPIDGIMAVVGAEGEDYKSLLEGGSTNGAANTESSAEPAKEEAKPASAPAVETVTPEPAKKPAAAAPAEKINAVVVRMPKMSDTMEEGTLVGWQKKVGDKVKSGDILAEVETDKATMELEAYEDGTLLYIGIKDGESVPVDGIIAVIGEEGANVEALLARENGEGGAGVENIDATDEGKAAPAAESGSNGADKTVSVADSGDRIKASPLAKRLADEKGIDLSQVGGSGDNGRIVKRDVDEFKPAAAAAAAKTEAPAQAAQAPAKTEQQPAAAPATGGPASGAPASGDFTDTPISQMRKTIARRLSDSLFTAPHFYVTMEINMDKAMALRPQLNEVSPAKISFNDMVIKACAVALKQHPAVNSAWLGDKIRRYNYVNIGVAVAVDEGLLVPVIRDADKKTLSTISGEVKDLAGKAKDKKLQPKDWEGNTFSISNLGMFGVDEFTAIINPPDSCILAIGAIKKVAAFKEDGTVYPQNIMKVTLSADHRVVDGALGAQFLLTVKKLLEEPMSMLV; encoded by the coding sequence ATGGCAGAAGTAATTCGTATGCCCAAGATGAGCGACACCATGGAAGAAGGTGTTATCGCGGAATGGCACAAAAAAGTTGGCGATAAAATAAAATCAGGTGAGATCATTGCTGAGGTGGAAACCGACAAAGCGACGATGGATCTTGAATCCTATTACGACGGCACTCTTCTTTACATTGGCGTTAATAAGGGCGATGCGGTTCCCATAGACGGCATTATGGCTGTTGTTGGTGCCGAAGGCGAAGACTATAAATCGTTGCTGGAAGGGGGAAGCACAAATGGCGCAGCGAACACTGAAAGCAGTGCGGAACCCGCAAAAGAAGAAGCAAAACCTGCCTCCGCTCCTGCAGTAGAAACGGTGACACCCGAACCTGCGAAAAAACCGGCAGCCGCTGCTCCCGCTGAAAAAATCAATGCAGTCGTTGTCAGAATGCCAAAGATGAGCGACACGATGGAGGAAGGAACATTGGTTGGCTGGCAAAAAAAGGTTGGAGACAAAGTGAAATCAGGTGACATCCTGGCCGAAGTTGAAACTGACAAGGCGACGATGGAACTGGAAGCTTACGAAGACGGAACGCTTCTATATATTGGAATTAAAGATGGCGAATCAGTTCCGGTTGACGGCATTATTGCGGTGATCGGTGAAGAGGGCGCTAATGTGGAAGCATTGCTTGCGCGTGAAAACGGTGAAGGCGGTGCGGGAGTTGAAAATATTGATGCAACGGACGAAGGAAAAGCGGCTCCTGCTGCTGAATCCGGTTCAAATGGTGCTGACAAAACGGTTTCTGTTGCTGATTCAGGTGACAGGATCAAGGCGTCACCATTGGCAAAGCGTCTTGCAGACGAAAAAGGAATTGACCTGAGCCAGGTTGGTGGCAGTGGTGACAATGGTCGCATCGTGAAACGTGATGTGGACGAATTCAAACCTGCTGCGGCAGCCGCGGCTGCGAAAACAGAAGCGCCTGCTCAGGCAGCACAAGCTCCTGCGAAAACAGAGCAACAACCTGCTGCCGCCCCGGCGACCGGCGGTCCGGCGTCCGGCGCCCCGGCGTCCGGCGACTTTACGGACACGCCGATCTCGCAAATGCGTAAAACCATTGCCCGCAGATTGAGCGACAGCCTGTTCACAGCGCCTCATTTCTACGTGACCATGGAAATCAACATGGACAAGGCAATGGCATTGCGTCCGCAGCTGAATGAAGTGAGCCCTGCGAAAATCTCATTCAATGACATGGTGATCAAAGCTTGCGCGGTGGCGTTGAAACAACATCCTGCGGTAAATTCAGCCTGGTTAGGAGACAAAATCAGAAGATATAATTATGTAAATATCGGTGTTGCCGTGGCAGTGGACGAAGGTTTGCTGGTTCCGGTAATCCGCGACGCCGACAAGAAAACATTGTCAACCATTTCAGGCGAAGTGAAAGATCTTGCCGGAAAAGCGAAAGACAAAAAATTGCAGCCAAAGGACTGGGAAGGAAACACATTCTCGATCTCAAACCTGGGCATGTTCGGTGTAGATGAATTCACAGCGATCATTAACCCGCCAGATTCCTGCATTTTGGCCATTGGTGCGATCAAAAAGGTGGCTGCTTTCAAAGAAGATGGAACGGTTTACCCGCAAAACATCATGAAAGTAACCCTTTCCGCAGATCACCGCGTCGTGGATGGAGCATTAGGCGCTCAGTTCCTGCTAACTGTGAAAAAGTTGCTTGAAGAGCCGATGAGCATGTTGGTTTAA
- the hslV gene encoding ATP-dependent protease subunit HslV translates to MEKIHATTVLGVLHNGTVSLGADGQATMGNTVAKSNVKKIRTLMGGKILVGFAGSTADAFTLLEKFEEKLNAYGGNMKRAAIELAKDWRTDRYLRKLEAMMITANKEEILVISGTGDVLEPENGIAAIGSGGNYALSAAQALKKHAAHLTAEEMVREGLTVAADLCIYTNHNLVIEKVQ, encoded by the coding sequence ATGGAAAAAATACATGCGACCACCGTCTTAGGGGTCCTTCATAACGGAACGGTTTCCCTGGGCGCAGACGGTCAGGCCACAATGGGCAATACAGTTGCAAAAAGCAATGTAAAAAAGATCCGGACCTTAATGGGCGGCAAGATCCTGGTAGGTTTTGCAGGATCCACAGCGGATGCTTTCACGCTTCTTGAAAAATTTGAAGAAAAACTCAATGCCTATGGCGGCAATATGAAACGCGCTGCCATTGAACTGGCAAAAGATTGGCGCACAGACCGTTACTTACGCAAGCTGGAAGCCATGATGATCACGGCCAATAAAGAGGAAATTTTGGTTATTTCAGGAACGGGCGACGTCCTTGAACCTGAAAACGGCATTGCGGCGATTGGTTCGGGAGGAAATTATGCGTTATCTGCGGCACAAGCTTTGAAAAAACACGCGGCACATCTTACTGCCGAGGAAATGGTGCGGGAAGGCTTAACCGTTGCGGCTGACCTTTGCATTTATACAAACCACAACCTGGTTATCGAAAAAGTCCAGTAG
- the dacB gene encoding D-alanyl-D-alanine carboxypeptidase/D-alanyl-D-alanine endopeptidase: MKFGLFLFFLSFCFNVNAQTIDSIALNNLRDAVLELENSELMRSGSLAVSVKKVKDASNVFALNPERSLPSASTLKLVSTATVLAVFGGDFKFQTFLEHDGVIRNDTLIGNLYIHGTGDPSLGSERFKGYPSGIELINRWTAAVKKKGIRYINGKIIADASFFDSETIASTWIWGDIGNYYGAGVSGLNFSENLYKIKFKPGADFGDPTTFLGIEPAIPYLTFTNQVTTGERGSGDQTIVYSSPLGNAAVLTGTIPTGSPVFSVKGSIPNPAEYVTYAMKTSLLNSAVGIGENNVPQPGMPAATANPKVILDKYDSPPLRDLCQQTNFWSINLYADAFFKQAGKRLAGKSAFDESAKAITAYWSGKNADLRGFYIKDGSGLSPSGSITTNSLTDILNVANKDASFNDFYKSIAILGVNGTVRNLGKGSKAAGNMHVKSGSIEGTRAYAGYVTSKSGSLLSFSIIAHKYMPGSNRVITDSLVRIMTLMAEL, translated from the coding sequence ATGAAATTCGGCCTGTTCCTGTTTTTTCTTTCTTTCTGTTTTAATGTCAATGCCCAAACTATCGACAGTATCGCGCTCAATAACCTCCGCGATGCCGTGCTGGAACTCGAAAACAGCGAATTGATGCGAAGCGGTTCCCTGGCTGTCAGTGTAAAAAAAGTCAAAGATGCTTCGAATGTCTTCGCATTAAACCCAGAACGCTCGTTACCATCCGCTTCGACATTGAAATTGGTGTCAACAGCGACAGTACTGGCTGTTTTTGGTGGTGATTTCAAATTTCAAACTTTCCTGGAACACGACGGCGTGATCAGAAACGATACATTAATAGGCAACTTGTACATTCATGGAACCGGCGACCCGTCTCTCGGAAGCGAACGATTCAAGGGCTATCCGTCAGGCATTGAGCTCATTAACCGCTGGACGGCCGCTGTGAAGAAGAAGGGAATCCGTTATATCAATGGCAAAATCATAGCCGACGCTTCTTTTTTTGATTCGGAAACCATAGCCAGCACCTGGATTTGGGGCGATATAGGCAACTATTATGGTGCTGGCGTCTCAGGTTTAAATTTCAGTGAGAATTTGTATAAAATAAAATTCAAGCCCGGCGCCGACTTTGGCGATCCAACAACTTTTCTGGGCATCGAACCAGCTATTCCCTACCTGACATTCACAAACCAGGTGACTACGGGGGAAAGAGGCTCGGGCGATCAGACCATTGTTTATAGCAGTCCATTAGGCAATGCAGCAGTGCTTACGGGCACGATTCCTACCGGTTCGCCTGTTTTTTCGGTCAAAGGTTCTATTCCAAATCCAGCAGAATATGTGACTTATGCAATGAAAACCAGTTTGTTAAATTCCGCAGTAGGAATCGGAGAGAACAATGTGCCGCAACCGGGAATGCCCGCTGCAACCGCAAATCCGAAGGTTATTCTCGATAAATACGACTCGCCGCCACTGCGCGATTTATGCCAGCAGACCAATTTTTGGAGTATTAATCTTTATGCCGATGCATTTTTTAAACAGGCGGGAAAACGACTTGCAGGTAAATCCGCATTCGATGAATCTGCCAAAGCAATTACTGCTTATTGGTCTGGTAAGAATGCGGATTTAAGAGGGTTTTATATCAAAGATGGCAGCGGCCTGTCACCTTCCGGCTCCATCACAACAAATAGCCTGACAGACATTCTGAATGTGGCTAATAAGGATGCCAGTTTCAACGATTTCTATAAAAGCATTGCCATTCTGGGCGTAAACGGCACCGTCCGAAACTTAGGAAAGGGAAGCAAAGCCGCTGGGAACATGCATGTTAAGAGCGGGTCCATTGAAGGGACCCGCGCTTATGCCGGTTATGTCACTTCGAAATCGGGATCATTGCTCAGCTTTTCAATCATTGCCCACAAGTATATGCCGGGAAGCAATCGTGTCATCACCGATTCTCTGGTGAGAATCATGACACTCATGGCTGAATTGTAA
- a CDS encoding MBL fold metallo-hydrolase RNA specificity domain-containing protein: MKLTFWGAAQQVTGSMFLLETDDYRILIDCGSDFDLDEIGRKTRYEEQKSVFPFDASLINTVLLTHAHIDHSGNIPNLYKYGFEGRVVCTEPTLALTSLLLKDAANLHQKRLNARLNGSAKKRSKKKREVPMDYFVEKNVNEALDNFVPVAFGQRYRIADNVTIVFYAAGHLLGAAHIVLEVYEDGQKKRICFSGDIGRSNYPLLIDPQEIPQVDYLICESTYGNRLHEDQGSPAEALADVIKRTCVDIPGRLIIPSFSVGRTQALLYTLNKIYMDHSFPYLKVFSDSPLAHSSTKVYQRHVRMLNKEARTFQDDNDMLFDFDNLIYLESSDASKAVSNYNEPCIIISSSGMVQGGRVEQHVEANIGNPYATILMIGYASEGTLGWRLLNGQDTISIRGKQLPVLANIEKIDVFSGHGDQNDLLKFIKIQDPEKLKGIFLVHGEQQSMADFQSKIQENGYNSVEIPLRGRTYEL; the protein is encoded by the coding sequence ATGAAATTGACATTTTGGGGAGCTGCACAGCAGGTGACAGGTAGCATGTTTCTTTTAGAGACAGACGATTACCGAATTTTAATTGACTGCGGCTCTGACTTTGACTTAGACGAGATAGGTAGAAAAACCAGATATGAGGAGCAAAAAAGTGTATTCCCGTTTGACGCGAGTTTAATCAATACAGTACTTTTAACACACGCCCACATTGATCATTCGGGCAACATTCCAAATTTGTATAAATATGGATTTGAAGGAAGGGTTGTTTGTACCGAACCCACACTAGCACTCACTTCACTCCTTTTAAAAGACGCTGCCAATCTGCACCAGAAGCGCCTGAATGCGCGCTTGAATGGTTCTGCTAAAAAAAGAAGCAAGAAAAAGCGGGAAGTTCCGATGGATTATTTCGTTGAAAAGAACGTAAATGAGGCATTGGACAACTTTGTACCGGTTGCTTTTGGGCAGCGCTACCGCATTGCAGATAATGTGACGATCGTTTTTTACGCGGCCGGGCATTTGCTGGGAGCTGCGCATATTGTGCTGGAAGTTTATGAAGATGGACAAAAAAAGCGCATCTGCTTCTCGGGAGACATTGGCCGGAGCAACTATCCGCTGCTGATTGATCCGCAGGAAATCCCGCAGGTGGATTATCTGATCTGTGAATCCACTTACGGAAACCGGCTGCACGAAGACCAGGGCTCGCCCGCAGAAGCGCTGGCCGATGTCATCAAAAGAACTTGCGTTGACATTCCGGGCCGACTAATTATCCCTTCGTTCAGTGTGGGCCGCACGCAAGCGCTCCTTTATACTTTGAACAAGATCTATATGGATCATTCTTTTCCGTACTTAAAGGTCTTTTCCGACAGTCCACTGGCGCATAGCAGCACGAAAGTGTATCAGCGCCACGTGAGAATGCTGAACAAGGAGGCGCGGACTTTCCAGGATGATAATGATATGCTTTTCGATTTCGATAACCTGATCTATCTTGAAAGCTCTGATGCCAGCAAGGCGGTTTCCAATTATAATGAGCCTTGTATTATCATTTCATCATCCGGAATGGTCCAGGGCGGTCGCGTAGAGCAGCATGTGGAGGCAAACATTGGTAATCCTTATGCAACGATCCTGATGATCGGATACGCTTCGGAAGGCACGCTGGGATGGCGGCTTTTGAACGGGCAGGACACGATTTCAATTCGTGGAAAGCAATTGCCGGTCTTGGCTAATATTGAAAAAATTGACGTATTTAGCGGCCACGGAGATCAGAACGATTTATTGAAATTCATAAAAATACAAGATCCGGAAAAGCTGAAAGGCATTTTTCTGGTGCACGGAGAACAGCAAAGCATGGCTGATTTCCAAAGTAAAATTCAAGAAAACGGCTATAATTCGGTAGAAATACCATTAAGGGGACGCACTTACGAACTTTGA